Sequence from the Stenotrophomonas sp. 364 genome:
GTCGTCACCGGCATGGGCATGGTCTCGCCCCTTGGCAATGATCTGGACACCAGTTGGAAGGGCATCAGCGAAGGCCGTTCGGGCATCGCTGCGCTGACCAACGTTGCCGACAGCTACCTGGAACGGTTCACCACCAAAATCGCAGGTGAGGTCAAGGGATTTGACATCACGGCCGACAACGCACTGTTCGGCACGTACCGGGTCAGCGGCAAGGATGCCAAGAAGATGGACCCGTTCATCCATTACGGCTTGGGCGCAGCGTTCATGGCCCTGCACGATTCCGGCCTGGAGATCACCGACGCCAATGCCGAGCGCATCGGCGCGATCGTCGGCGCCGGCATCGGCGGCCTGCTCGGCATCGAAGAGCAGACCATCGATTTCCATGAGGGCAAGAAGATCTCGCCCTTCTACGTGCCCAAGACCATCATCAACATGTTGCCCGGCCAGCTGAGCATCATCAGCGGCCTGAAGGGCCCGTCGTTCTCGGCGGTGTCGGCCTGCGCCACCTCGAACCATTCCATCGGCACCGCCATGCGCATGATCCAGTACGGCGATGCGGACGTGATGGTGGCCGGTGGTGCCGAACGTGGCTCCTCGCCGACCGCCCTCGGTGGCTTCTGCGCGATGAAGGCCATGAGCACCCGCAACGATGATCCCGAAGCGGCCTCGCGGCCGTGGGACAAGGACCGTGACGGCTTCGTGCTCGGCGACGGTGCCGGCATCCTGATCCTGGAAGAGTACGAACACGCCAAGGCCCGTGGTGCGAAGATCTACTGCGAACTGGCCGGTTTCGGCGCCAGCTCCGACGCCTACCACATGACCGCGCCGAGCGAGAACGGCGAAGGCGCCGCGCGCTGCATGGTCATGGCCATGAAGGACGCCGGTGTGACCCCGGAGCAGATCGGCTACCTCAACGCGCATGGCACCTCGACCCCGCTGGGCGACCTCGGCGAGACCATGGCCATGAAGGCCGCTTTCGGTGACCACGCCTACAAGATGATGGTCAGCTCGACCAAGTCGATGACCGGCCACCTGCTCGGTGCCGCTGGCGGCGTCGAAGCGATCTTCTCGGTGCTGGCACTGCGCGACAACGTGATTCCGCCGACCATCAACCTGCACCAGCCGGGCGAAGGCTGCGACCTGGATTACGTGCCCAATGAAGCACGCCAGGCCAAGGTCGACGTGGTGATGTCCAACGGCTTCGGCTTCGGCGGCACCAACGGCACGCTGGTGTTCAAGCGCGTCTGATCGCCGCGCAGCCGTACCCGCACCCGGGCCGCCATCTTGGCGGCCTTGGTGTATCTGGCCCTCCCGCACCTTCCGGTTCCCCGCCATGCTGCTGACCCATCCGCTGCCCGCCACCACCGACCTGCTCGCGCTGCAGCGCGTGGCGCCGTCGCGCTATCCGCTGCTGATGGAGTCCACCGCCTCGGGCACCGCGCAGGGTCGCTGGGACCTGCTGCTGATGGGCAACGGGCAGGCGCTCGCGCTGCACGCGGACGGCGTCGTGCGCGATGCCGAAGGTGTTGCCCATCCGGGCAGCTTCCTGGACGTGCTGGACGCGCAGTGGGCGGCGCTGCGCCAACCCCGCGAGGAGATCCAGCTGCCGTTCCGCGGCGGCTGGGCGCTGATGCTGGATTACGAACTGGCCGGGCAGATCGAGACGGTGCTGCAGCTGCCCGCGCGCGCCGACGGGCTGCCCGCCGCCCTGGCCCTGCGATGCCCTGCAGCGGTGCTGCACGACCGCGTGCTGGGCCAGTACCACGCTGTGTGCGAAACCGACCACGCCGCACTGCTGCAGACCCTGTTGGCCGACCTGGACGCCGCGCGTGCGTTGCCGCCGCTGCCGGCCTGGCAGCCGCCGGCCGAGGTGGGCGAGGATGGGCCCGCACGCTTCACCGACGGCGTGGGCAAGGTGATCGATTACCTCCGCGCCGGCGATGTGTTCCAGGTGAACCTGTCGCGGCGCTGGAATGCCCGGTTCGCCAGCACGCTGTCGCCGCAGGCGCTGTACGCGCAGTTGCGCGTGGCCAACCCGGCGCCGTTTGCCGGGCTGTTCATGGCGCAGGGCAGGGCGGTGGTCAGTTCCTCGCCGGAGCGGCTGGTGTCGGTGCATGGCGATGAGGTGCAGACCCGGCCGATCGCCGGTACCCGCCCGCGCTTTGCCGGTGACGATGACGCCGCGCGCATCCAGGAGCTGGTCGGCCACCCCAAGGAGCGCGCCGAGCACGTGATGCTGATCGACCTGGAGCGCAATGATTTGGGCCGCATCTGCACGCCCGGCAGCGTCGAGGTCGACGAGCTGATGACGGTGGAAAGCTACGCCCACGTGCACCACATCGTGAGCAACGTGCGTGGCCGCCTGCGCGCGGGCGTGAGCCCCGGCCAGGTGATCGCCGCCACCTTCCCGGGCGGCACCATCACCGGCTGCCCGAAGGTGCGCTGCATGCAGATCATCGCCGAGCTGGAACAGACCGCGCGTGGTGCCTATACCGGCGCGTTCGGCTGGCTCAACCGCGACGGCGACCTGGACCTCAACATCCTGATCCGCACGGCCGAAGTGGCCGACGCCAGTGCCACCTTCCGCACCGGTGCCGGCATCGTGGTCGATTCGGACCCGGACAAGGAACTGGACGAAACCCGCGCCAAGGCGCGTGGCCTGATGCGTGCGCTGGGCCGGCATGACTGAGCCGTTTGGGCGTGTGCAGCGGTCGCGCGGTATGCTGCGCGGCGGCGAAAACCATTCGAGGTGACCATGGCGGGTGCGAAACGGGGATGTCTGGCCGTGCTGGCGGTGCTGCTGTTGGGGGCATTGCTGCTGGCCGGTGCAGGGGCATGGTTCTGGCATAGCCAGCGCGGCTTCGCCGATGCGCCGTTGACCCCGGACCAGCCCAGCATGGTGATCGCCTCCGGCGACGGCCTGAACACGGTGCTCGGCAAGCTGCGTGCGGCCGGCGTGGACGAAGGCAGCGACACCCAGTGGCAGCTGCTGGCGCGCCAGCTGGATGCGGCTGGCAAGCTCAAGGTGGGTGAATACGCGCTGGACCCCAGCCTGACCCCGCGCGAGCTGCTGCTGCGCATGCGCCAGGGCCGCGTGCTGCAGCACCGGGTGACCATCGTGGAAGGCTGGAACATCCGGCAGGTCCGGGCCGCGCTCAAGCGCGCCGACCCGCTGGCGCACACCACCGACAGCCTCGACGATGATGCCCTGATGAAGGCCATCGGCTTCCCCGGCGAACACCCGGAAGGCCGCTTCCTGCCCGAAACCTACGTGTACCAGCGCGGCGACAGCGACGTGGACGTGCTCAAGCGCGCGCACGCCGCGATGGAGAAGGAAATGACCGCAGCGTGGGACAGCCGCGCCGACGACCTGCCGCTGAACTCGCCCTACGAACTGCTGACCTTGGCCTCGATCATCGAGAAGGAAACCGCGCTGCCCAGCGAGCGGCCGCAGATCGCTGGCGTATTCATGCGCCGGCTGAAGATCGGCATGCGCCTGCAGACCGACCCGACCGTGATCTACGGCATCGGCAGCAGCTATGACGGCAACATCCGCAAGCGCGACCTCACCACCGATACGCCGTACAACACCTACACCCGGGCCGGCCTGACCCCGACTCCGATCGCCATGCCGGGCCGCGACGCCCTGCAGGCCGCCGCGCAACCGGCCGCCGGCGATGCGCTGTACTTCGTGGCAGTGGGCGACGGCAGCGGCGCGCATGTGTTCTCGGCCAACTACACCGACCACAACGCCGCCGTGGCGCGCTACCTGCAGCAGCTGCGCCAGCAGCGCAGCCAGGCGGCGCCGCAATGACCGCATCGCTGCTGCGCCACCCGCGTTTGGTCAGCCTGGAAGGCGGCGAAGGCGCGGGCAAGACGACCGCCATCAATGCCATCCGCGAGGCCCTGCACGCACGTGGCCACGAGGTGCTGTTGACCCGCGAGCCCGGCGGCACGCCGCTGGCCGAGCGCATCCGCGCGCTGGTGCTTACCCCCGATGCGGAGATCGCCGCCGAGCCGCTGTCGGCCGAGGCCGAACTGCTGCTGGTGTTCGCCGCGCGGGCCCAGCACGTGCGCCAGGTGATCGAGCCAGCGCTGCGCCGCGGCTGCTACGTCGTCAGCGACCGCTTCACCGATTCCAGCTACGCCTACCAGGGCGGCGGCCGTGGCCTGGACCCGGCCTGGATCGCCGACCTCGAGCGCCGCGCCGTGGGCCTGCTGCCCGGGCTGACCCTGCTGCTGGATGTGGACGTGGCCATCGGCCGCGCCCGCGCCAATGGCCGCGATCTGTGGCCGGACCGCATCGAGAGCGAGCAGGACGATTTCTTCCAGCGCGTGCGCGCGGTATTCCGCCAGCGCGCCAGCGCCGACCCCGCCCGTTTCCGCCTGATCGACGCCAGCCAGGACCAGGCCGGCGTCTCCGCTTCGGTGGTGGCGGCGCTAGATGCCTGGCTGGCACGGGAGCCTGCCCATGAGTGACACCTTTTCCCCGTGGCAGCAGCGCGCCTATGACCAGACCGTGGCCGCGCTGGATGCCGGGCGCCTGGGCCACGGCCTGCTCATCTGCGGCCCGGCCGGGCTGGGCAAGCGCGCCGTGGCGCTGCGCATGGCCCAGCACATCCTGTGCCGCGGTGAACCGGCCGCTGCCCAGCGCAGCGCGCAGCTGATCGCCGCCGGCACCCACCCGGACCTTCAGCTGATCTCGTTCGTTCCCAACAAGTCCGGCGACAAGCTGCGTACCGAGATCGTGATCGAGCAGGTCCGCGAGATCTCCCAGAAGCTGGCGCTGACCCCGCAGTACGGCATCGCCCAGGTGGTGATCGTCGACCCGGCTGATGCGATCAACCGCGCGGCCTGCAACGCGCTGCTCAAGACCCTGGAAGAGCCGCAGCCGGGCCGCTACCTGTGGCTGATCAGCAGCGACCCGGCGCGTCTGCCGGCGACGGTGCGCAGCCGCTGCCAGCGGCTGGAGTTCAAGCTGCCCCCGCGTGAGGAGGCACTGGCGTGGCTGAAGACCCAGGGCCACAGCCCGCGCAGCGCCGAAGAGGCACTGGACGCCGCGCGCGGCCACCCCGGGCAGGCCGACGACTGGCTGCGCGAGGATGGCCTGGCGCTGCGCAAGCAGGTCGCCACGGACCTGGAGGCGCTGGTGGCCGGTCGCGCCGGCGCGGTGGAGCTGGCCCAGCGCTGGACCGCGGACGACAACGCGGCGCTGCGCCTGCGCCACGCCGCCGACCTGGCGCTGGCCCAGGCCAGCACGGGTGGCTTGACCGATCCGGACCGATTGCACAAGCTGGCGGCGTGGTTCGACGCCGCCAACCGTACCCGCGATCTGCTGCGCACCACCGTGCGCGCCGACCTTGCGGTGGTGGAATTGTTGTTGGCCTGGAACAAGGTCAACGAGCGGCAAGCAAAGGGGAATAGAGCATGAGTGCCACCAACGCCCGCCAGGGCATCCTGTCGCTGGCGGTCAAGGACAAGGCCGCGCTGTACAGCGCGTACATGCCGTTCGTGAAGAACGGCGGCGTCTTCGTCCCCACCCCCAAGCGCTACTTCCTGGGCGACGAGGTGTTCCTGCTGCTGACCCTGCCGGACTCCAGCGAGCGCCTGCCGGTGGCCGGCAAGGTGATCTGGGTGACCCCCGCCGGCGCTCAGGGCAACCGCGCGGCCGGCATCGGCGTGCAGCTGGCAGAAGGGGCCGAGGGCGAGAACGTGCGCAACAAGATCGAGACGCTGCTGGCCGGCATCCTGACCTCGGACAAGCCCACGCACACGATGTGAAGAAATTTCGGCGAAACCGTTGACGCCGAAAATTGCCGCCCTATAATGAGCGGCTCAGCAGCATCGGGCGGTTAGCTCAGCGGTAGAGCATTGCCTTCACACGGCAAGGGTCGCAGGTTCGAACCCTGCACCGCCCACCACGATTCAGTCGAAAAAGCCTCCGGAAACGGGGGCTTTTTTGTTGGCGTGGGTTCTCACGGCCCGATGCGGTGACACGGCCGCTCTCTGATGAGGGCTGTTAGGCTGGGTTACGCCCGCAACTCAGTTGCAAAGTTCGATCAGAAGCGAACGCCAGGTTTAGGTGGATGAGTCGATCACCAACGCCGCCTCATGGGTCACAGTTGTGTGTCTTTCATCTGCGAAAGCTTGCTTGGTAAGAGCTGACGAGCTCCTGGATGAGATCCAAAAAAGTCTCCTCACAGTCATATCCCTGGCGGCTGTACATGACCGTCCATGGCTCGCCTTTGGGGCTCGCATTGATCGGGTCGAACAGGACGAACCAGTCATAGTCCGAAGGCTCAGCAGTTACCTGGATGGCGTCGCCCATGCGATAGGTCACATCCTCGATATCAAGTAGCGGGTCCTTGGCGTGCGCATTCGCCCACATCGCAACGATCTGCGCATTGTCGTCCCCGAACTTTCGGACCAGCTCCACGGGAAGCAGGACGCAACAGTAAGTTCCAGGAACTAGAAAGCCGTTCGACTCCAAGAGGAACTCCCGGTAGCTGTCAGGGAACCTAAATCCAAGTCGCTCTTCAGCGTCAGCGATCTGTTGGGGTGTTGCGCCCTTCTGACCCAGCCATGTCAGTTCTTCACGACCAACCTTTGATGCAAGCACCGCTAGAGG
This genomic interval carries:
- the fabF gene encoding beta-ketoacyl-ACP synthase II; this translates as MKRRVVVTGMGMVSPLGNDLDTSWKGISEGRSGIAALTNVADSYLERFTTKIAGEVKGFDITADNALFGTYRVSGKDAKKMDPFIHYGLGAAFMALHDSGLEITDANAERIGAIVGAGIGGLLGIEEQTIDFHEGKKISPFYVPKTIINMLPGQLSIISGLKGPSFSAVSACATSNHSIGTAMRMIQYGDADVMVAGGAERGSSPTALGGFCAMKAMSTRNDDPEAASRPWDKDRDGFVLGDGAGILILEEYEHAKARGAKIYCELAGFGASSDAYHMTAPSENGEGAARCMVMAMKDAGVTPEQIGYLNAHGTSTPLGDLGETMAMKAAFGDHAYKMMVSSTKSMTGHLLGAAGGVEAIFSVLALRDNVIPPTINLHQPGEGCDLDYVPNEARQAKVDVVMSNGFGFGGTNGTLVFKRV
- the tmk gene encoding dTMP kinase yields the protein MTASLLRHPRLVSLEGGEGAGKTTAINAIREALHARGHEVLLTREPGGTPLAERIRALVLTPDAEIAAEPLSAEAELLLVFAARAQHVRQVIEPALRRGCYVVSDRFTDSSYAYQGGGRGLDPAWIADLERRAVGLLPGLTLLLDVDVAIGRARANGRDLWPDRIESEQDDFFQRVRAVFRQRASADPARFRLIDASQDQAGVSASVVAALDAWLAREPAHE
- a CDS encoding PilZ domain-containing protein; this translates as MSATNARQGILSLAVKDKAALYSAYMPFVKNGGVFVPTPKRYFLGDEVFLLLTLPDSSERLPVAGKVIWVTPAGAQGNRAAGIGVQLAEGAEGENVRNKIETLLAGILTSDKPTHTM
- a CDS encoding SMI1/KNR4 family protein, yielding MSALWKELLVELNAVGLACIERGRDDGIEYLGLEPFINGFPDAPLAVLASKVGREELTWLGQKGATPQQIADAEERLGFRFPDSYREFLLESNGFLVPGTYCCVLLPVELVRKFGDDNAQIVAMWANAHAKDPLLDIEDVTYRMGDAIQVTAEPSDYDWFVLFDPINASPKGEPWTVMYSRQGYDCEETFLDLIQELVSSYQASFRR
- a CDS encoding DNA polymerase III subunit delta', whose amino-acid sequence is MSDTFSPWQQRAYDQTVAALDAGRLGHGLLICGPAGLGKRAVALRMAQHILCRGEPAAAQRSAQLIAAGTHPDLQLISFVPNKSGDKLRTEIVIEQVREISQKLALTPQYGIAQVVIVDPADAINRAACNALLKTLEEPQPGRYLWLISSDPARLPATVRSRCQRLEFKLPPREEALAWLKTQGHSPRSAEEALDAARGHPGQADDWLREDGLALRKQVATDLEALVAGRAGAVELAQRWTADDNAALRLRHAADLALAQASTGGLTDPDRLHKLAAWFDAANRTRDLLRTTVRADLAVVELLLAWNKVNERQAKGNRA
- a CDS encoding aminodeoxychorismate synthase component I, translating into MLLTHPLPATTDLLALQRVAPSRYPLLMESTASGTAQGRWDLLLMGNGQALALHADGVVRDAEGVAHPGSFLDVLDAQWAALRQPREEIQLPFRGGWALMLDYELAGQIETVLQLPARADGLPAALALRCPAAVLHDRVLGQYHAVCETDHAALLQTLLADLDAARALPPLPAWQPPAEVGEDGPARFTDGVGKVIDYLRAGDVFQVNLSRRWNARFASTLSPQALYAQLRVANPAPFAGLFMAQGRAVVSSSPERLVSVHGDEVQTRPIAGTRPRFAGDDDAARIQELVGHPKERAEHVMLIDLERNDLGRICTPGSVEVDELMTVESYAHVHHIVSNVRGRLRAGVSPGQVIAATFPGGTITGCPKVRCMQIIAELEQTARGAYTGAFGWLNRDGDLDLNILIRTAEVADASATFRTGAGIVVDSDPDKELDETRAKARGLMRALGRHD
- the mltG gene encoding endolytic transglycosylase MltG, which codes for MAGAKRGCLAVLAVLLLGALLLAGAGAWFWHSQRGFADAPLTPDQPSMVIASGDGLNTVLGKLRAAGVDEGSDTQWQLLARQLDAAGKLKVGEYALDPSLTPRELLLRMRQGRVLQHRVTIVEGWNIRQVRAALKRADPLAHTTDSLDDDALMKAIGFPGEHPEGRFLPETYVYQRGDSDVDVLKRAHAAMEKEMTAAWDSRADDLPLNSPYELLTLASIIEKETALPSERPQIAGVFMRRLKIGMRLQTDPTVIYGIGSSYDGNIRKRDLTTDTPYNTYTRAGLTPTPIAMPGRDALQAAAQPAAGDALYFVAVGDGSGAHVFSANYTDHNAAVARYLQQLRQQRSQAAPQ